In Mytilus edulis chromosome 6, xbMytEdul2.2, whole genome shotgun sequence, the following proteins share a genomic window:
- the LOC139528691 gene encoding uncharacterized protein isoform X1 gives MATSNCIKCGPCGADKTISAAVIWCYNCNEGLCSKCSVQHKRLKLTHGHKTFDVKTYTKLPQINTECHEHSRQFDLYCQIHLTPCCDECVSIQHSKCSEIKCLATVIDKTKTAIITNLLEKDIASILSTFDEVINTKTENIKHGDEKQQKIQEDIKEITKGLQSNHLDRLKVELQNDLDSVWDDEKLKTKAFINEIEEKKTDLNEILHSLLALSKHSSKTQQFLGVHQIEQQMNQYKRYIDELWQDGRMKDVCIDVEENSNFLKVVTALESLESLGHVFVVRKEASRDNDNIFREVQVECRDSPFFRNISLELETKKDILHINDTLQVVTAMICLTDNRVILIAGKEKILLFRTDCIFEKNIKVLGEPFGVAELENDAIIVSFPNEMVIKIINLNNESVDKVIKLYKKCLGLSSLNKTIAVGLHLQRNDEIRVIDLDGNTLKSVNVASENLLFEFLFTNNGIIFSDNHCLTLSFVDWKGKQVWDFKSDDLKDPQGICTDNYGNIFIADDISDKVVGISRDGKRSHVFLSEKDGIEEVRSICFCKLESAVFISDVNGSYLAKYKVLYE, from the coding sequence ATGGCGACAAGCAATTGCATAAAATGCGGCCCCTGTGGAGCCGACAAAACAATTTCAGCTGCTGTGATATGGTGTTACAACTGTAATGAAGGGCTATGTTCCAAATGTTCAGTTCAACACAAAAGATTGAAATTGACACACGGGCACAAGACTTTTGATGTCAAAACTTACACAAAACTACCGCAAATTAATACCGAATGCCATGAACACAGTAGACAATTCGATCTGTATTGTCAGATTCATCTAACTCCTTGTTGTGATGAATGCGTTtccattcaacattcaaaatgtTCTGAAATCAAATGTTTAGCAACAGTCATAGATAAGACAAAAACTGCTATAATAACAAATTTATTAGAAAAAGATATAGCATCAATATTGAGTACCTTTGATGAAGTTATAAATACAAAGACAGAAAACATCAAACATGGAGATgaaaaacagcaaaaaattcaAGAAGATATCAAAGAAATTACAAAGGGACTTCAGAGTAATCATTTGGATAGATTAAAGGTGGAATTACAAAATGACCTGGACAGTGTTTGGGACGACGAGAAGTTAAAAACTAAAGCATTCATAAACGaaatagaagaaaagaaaacagatttGAATGAAATATTGCACAGTCTTCTAGCACTGAGTAAACATTCCTCCAAAACTCAACAGTTTCTTGGAGTCCATCAAATTGAACAACAGATGAACCAATACAAAAGATACATTGATGAGTTGTGGCAAGATGGTAGAATGAAAGACGTCTGTATAGATGTGGAAGAAAactcaaactttttaaaagtagTAACTGCTCTCGAATCCCTGGAGTCATTAGGTCATGTGTTTGTTGTTAGGAAGGAAGCGTCACGTGATAATGATAACATATTTAGAGAAGTACAAGTGGAATGTAGAGATAGCCCATTCtttcgaaatatttctctggaacttgaaacaaaaaaagatattttgcaCATCAACGATACGTTACAAGTTGTAACAGCCATGATTTGTCTGACTGATAATCGAGTTATACTCATTGCAGGTAAAGAAAAAATACTTCTATTTAGGACTGACTGCATTTTCGAgaaaaatattaaagtattaGGCGAACCTTTTGGTGTCGCAGAACTAGAAAATGATGCAATTATTGTGTCCTTTCCCAACGAAATGGtcattaaaataattaatttgaatAATGAGTCCGTCGACAAAGTTATAAAACTATATAAGAAATGTTTAGGATTGTCATCACTGAATAAAACAATCGCTGTTGGTTTACATTTACAACGTAATGATGAAATTCGAGTGATAGACTTAGATGGAAATACACTGAAGTCAGTAAATGTTGCATCCGAAAATTTACTGTTTGAATTCCTATTTACGAATAATGGAATAATTTTTAGTGATAATCATTGCCTAACACTTTCATTCGTTGATTGGAAAGGAAAACAAGTCTGGGATTTTAAAAGTGACGATTTGAAAGATCCGCAAGGCATATGCACAGATAACTATGGTAATATATTTATAGCCGATGACATTTCCGACAAAGTTGTAGGCATTTCAAGGGATGGAAAGAGGAGTCATGTATTTCTTAGTGAAAAAGATGGGATCGAGGAAGTAAGATCTATCTGTTTCTGCAAACTGGAATCTGCTGTTTTTATTTCCGATGTAAATGGATCATATTTGGCGAAATACAAAGTGTTATATGAATAG